GCGGCCTCGATCTCGGGGACGCTCACCGATAGATCGGGGAGTCCCTTGGCGGGGTACAGCAGCGGTGTGGGCGGGGGTGTCTCGGGGTCGGTGCTGCCTTGGTCGCGGGTGTCCGGTTCGCTCATGTCAGGCGCGGGAGCGCGAGCTGAGGTCGGTGACCCCGGCCGGCGGCAGGCCCGCGGCATGCTCGAGCACGTCGCAGAACGCCTCGACGTGCGCGCCGACGTCGGGGGTGGTGGCCGTCCACGACGCCCGCAGCTCGAGCTGGTGGGCGCGCGGCGGCCCGGAGATGTCGCCGTAGCGCACCGACGTGGTGGCGGTGACGGTGCCGCCCAGCGCCGTGACGCGCTCGGTGCGCGCCTCGAGCGCGTCGTGCAGCCAGCTCCAGGCCACCTCGGGCAGCAGGGGATCGACGGCTTCGCTGGGATCCAGGTCGGCCTGGATGAAGGCGACCAGCCGCAGCGTGCCGTCCCAGGCGTCGGCGCCGTCGGGGTCGTACAGCAGGATGAGCCGGCCGAAGGCGTCACCCTCGGAGCGCTCGGGAATGATTTCGAGGTCGGGGTGCTTCACCTCGGCCCCCAGCGCGTAGCTGAAGGGCGCCAGGCGCTGCGGCGGGCGGATCGGCCCCAGCTCGATCTCCGGCCGCGGGGTGACGGCGTTCATCGCCGCCACCGCCTCGCGGAAGGGGGCCGGTTCGAGTGAGCTCACAGCGTCCGACGGTAGACCCATCGGTGGACACGCCGAAACAGGCGCGCCGATTCGGGCACCCGTCGCGACCAAGCCGTTATCCGGGCCCACCGGGGCCTTGCTGAGGCCGAAGTGCCTGCTCAGGGGGTACTTCCTCCGGTGAACCGGGCGGGGCGCTTCTCCCGGTGCGCCGCGAGTCCCTCCTGGACGTCCGGGCCGCTGAAACTGAGGAATTCCAGGCCGAGCGACGTTTCGAAGGTGGGCCCGAACATCCGGTACCAGGAGTTCAGGCTGTGCTTGGTCCAGCGGATCGCGTTCTGCGCGCCCTGCGCCAGGTTCTCGGCGAGCCGGGTGGCGGTCGGCAGGACGTCGTCGTCGTCGACGCAGGTGGACACGAGGCCGATGCGCTCGGCCTCATCGCCGAGCAGCGTCTCGCAGGTCAGCAGGTAGTACTTCGCCTTGGCCATCCCGACCAGCAGGGGCCAGCAGATCGCGGCGTGGTCGCCCGCCGCGACGCCCAGCTTGGTGTGCCCGTCGATGAGTTTCGCGGTGCGGCCCGCGACCGAGATGTCGGCGAGCAGCGCGACCACCAGGCCCGCCCCGACGGCCGGTCCCCGGATCGCCGAGACCACCGGCTTGTCGAAGTTGACCATGTTGAGCACCAGGTCGCGCGCCTCCCGCATGATGCGGATCCGGCCCTCGTAGTCGCCGATGGTCTCGGCGATCAGGTCGAAGCTGCCGCCGGACGAGAAGGCCTTGCCCTCGCCGCGGACCAGGACCACCCGCACGGCGGGGTCGCGGGCGATGGCCGGCCAGACGTCGGCCAGGTCCCGGTGCATTTGCGGGCCGACGGAGTTGAGTCCGGGGGAGTCGAGCACCAGCGTCAGGATGCCGTTGTCGCCCACTTCGCAGCGCAGGCTGGGGAACTCGGCGTAATCCACCGGGGGCTCGTTGACTGGCACGGTCGTCGATACTACGCAGCGGCACCCACGTGGCAGCATTGAGGACGATGGACAGCCCCACGCTTACTCGTCGCGACCTTCCGGAGTCGGCCTACCTGGCCGCCGTCACCGGCCGCAAGCCCGCCCGGATCCCGGTGTGGTTCATGCGGCAGGCCGGACGATCGCTCCCGGAGTATCGCGAGCTGCGGGCCCAGACCGACATGCTCGCGGCCTGCTTCGACGCCGAGCTGGTCTGCGAGATCACTTTGCAGCCGGTGCGCCGCCACGACGTCGACGCGGCGATCCTGTTCTCCGACATCGTGGTTCCGCTGCTCGGCGCCGGCGTCGACCTGGACATCGTCGCGGGCGTCGGGCCGGTGATCGCGTCGCCGGTGCGCACCGCGGCAGACGTCGACGCGCTGAAACCCCTCGACGCACAGCGCGTCCAGCCGGTGGCGGACGCGGTCAGCCTGCTGGTGGCCGCCCTGGGTGAGGTGCCGCTGATCGGGTTCGCCGGCGCGCCGTTCACGCTGGCGTCCTACCTGATCGAGGGGGGGCCCAGTCGTCACCACGCCCGCACCAAGGCGATGATGCTCGCCGAACCCGACAGCTGGCATGCGCTGTTGGAGAAGCTGACCGACATCACCGTCGGTTTCCTGCGGGCGCAACTCGACGCCGGGGTGGACGCCATCCAGGTGTTCGACTCGTGGGCCGGGGCGCTGTCGCTGGCCGACTACCGCGCCCATGTGGCGCCGCACAGCGCGCGGGTGTTCGCCACGCTGGCCGAGTACGGCGTCCCCATGACCCACTTCGGGGTGGGCACCGCCGAACTCCTGGGCGCGATGTCGGCCGCGGGTGCCACGGTCGTCGGCGTGGATTGGCGGACCGCGCTGGCCGACGCCGCCACCCGCGTGGCGCCCGGCACCGCGCTGCAGGGCAACCTCGATCCGGTGGTGGTGCTGGCCGGTTGGCCGGTGGTGGAGCGCGCCGCGCGGGCCGTGGTCGACGACGGGCGCCGCGCGGTCGACGCGGGCGCGGCCGGACACGTCTTCAATCTCGGCCACGGCGTGCTGCCGGAAACGGACCCCGGCGTGCTGACCGAGCTGGTGTCCCTGGTCCACTCCCTATGAGCCGGTCGTATTGCATCGTCGGGGGCGGGATCTCGGGTCTGACGGCGGCATATCGACTGCGCGCGGCTGTCGGCCCCGACGCGACCATCACGCTGTTCGAACCGGGAGACCGGCTGGGTGGCATCCTGCGCACCGAGCAGGTCGGCGGGCAGCCGATGGACCTCGGCGCCGAGGCCTTCATCCTGCGCCGGCCCGAGATGCCGACGCTGCTGGCCGAGCTGGGCCTGTCGGGACGCCAACGGGTCTCTACCGGCGCTCGGCCGTTGATCTACAGCCAGGGGGAGTTGCACCCGCTGCCCACCGGCACGGTCGTCGGCATGCCGTCGTCGGCGGCGTCGGTGGCCGGTCTCGTCGACGACGAGACCGTGGCGCGGATCCGGGACGAACCGGCGCGGCCGCTGGACTGGCGCGCGGGCAGCGATCCGTCGGTCGCCGATCTCGTGGGCGACCGGTTCGGCGAGCAGGTGGTGGCCCGGTCCGTGGATCCGCTGCTGAGCGGGGTCTACGCCGGCTCGGCGGCGACAATCGGCCTGCGCGCGGCGGCCCCCGGCGTGGCGGCGGCCCTCGATCGGGGGGCCGCGAGCCTGACCGACGCCGTCCGGCGGGCGTTGCCGCCGCCCAACGGCGCCCCGCTGTTCGGGGCGCTGGACGGCGGCTATCGCGTGCTGGTCGACGAGCTCATGGCGCGCAGCGGGCTGCGCTGGGTGCGGGCCGCGGTGGACCGGCTCGCCCGGGCCGGATCCGGCTGGTCGCTGATCGATGACACCGGCGCCGAGTGGCGCGCGGACGCGGTGGTCGTGGCCGTCCCGCCGGCCCGGGCCGTGGCGTTGCTCGGCGGGATCGCCCCGCGCACGGTCGCCGCGGCCGGCCGGATCGCGACCGCGTCGGCGGCGGTGGTAGCGCTGGCGGTGCCCGGTGACACGCCGTTCCCGCAGTGTTCGGGCGTGCTGGTCGCCAGCGGCGAGCCCTTGCGGACCAAGGCGATCACCCTGTCGTCGCGCAAATGGGGCTCGGGCGGGCACACCCAGCTGCTGCGGCTCTCGTACGGGCGGTTCGGTGACGACGTGGCGGTGAAGACCCTCGACGACGACCTGCTCGCCTGGGCGGTGGCCGACCTGGCCGCCGTGTTCGGGCTGACGGTCGAGCCGCTGGACGCCCGGGTCCAGCGGTGGGTCGACGCGATGCCGCAGTACGGGCCCGGGCATGCCGACCTGGTTGCCGAAGTCCGCGCCGGGTTGCCGCCGACCCTCGCCGTGGCCGGCAGCTACCTCGACGGCATCGGCGTACCGGCGTGCGTCGCGGCGGCCGGCCGCGCGGTCGAGGCCCTCGATGCGAAAGTGGCACGATAGGTTCCATGGCCAAGCTCGACTACGACACCCTCAACGCGACGATCCGCTACCTGATGTTCTCGGTTTTCTCCGTGCGGCCGGGCGCGCTCGGAGATGAGCGCCACGGCGTCGTCGACGAGGCGGCGACGTTCCTCAAGCAACAAGAGGAACGCGGGGTGGTGGTGCGCGGTCTCTATGACGTCGCGGGCCTGCGCGCCGATGCCGACTTCATGATCTGGACCCACGCCGAACGCGTCGAGGCGCTGCAGGCGACCTACGCCGACTTCCGGCGCACCACCGCGCTGGGGCGGGCCTGTTCGCCGGTGTGGAGCAGCGTGGCGCTGCACCGGCCGGCCGAGTTCAACAAGAGCCACATCCCGGCGTTCCTGGCCGGCGAGGAACCCGGCGCCTACATCTGCGTGTATCCCTTCGTGCGGTCCTACGAGTGGTATCTGCTGCCCGACGAAGAGCGCCGGCGCATGCTCGCCGAGCACGGGATGGCCGCCCGCGAGTACAAGGACGTCCGCGCCAACACGGTGCCGGCGTTCGCGCTGGGCGACTACGAGTGGCTATTGGCGTTCGAGGCCCCCGAGTTGCACCGCATCGTCGACCTGATGCGCGAGTTGCGCGCCACCGACGCCCGCCGGCACACCCGCGAGGAGACGCCGTTCTTCACCGGGCCGAGGGTGCCGGTCGAGCCGCTGGTGAACTCGCTGCCATGACGACGCCATTCGATCCGACGGATCACTCCCGCTTCGAGGAGATGTACCGCGACGATCGTCTGTCGCACGGGCTGCCGGCCGCCACGCCGTGGGACATCGGCGGCCCGCAGCCGGTGGTCCAGCAGCTGGAGGCGGTGGGTGCCATCAAGGGTGAGGTGCTCGACCCGGGCACCGGGCCCGGCCACCACGCCATCTATTACGCCTCGAAGGGCTACGCCGCCACCGGCATCGACGGCTCCGCGACCGCTTTGGAGCGGGCGCGGGCAAACGCCGAAAAGGCCGGGGTCTCGGTCGACTTCGTGCTTGCCGACGCCACCAAACTGGAGGGGTTCGAGGGCCGCTTCGACACCGTCGTCGACTGCGCCTTCTACCACACGTTCAGCACCGACCCCGAGCTGCAGAGGTCGTACGTGCAGGCGCTGCGCCGCGCGACGAAACCGGGTGCGCGGCTGTACATGTTCGAGTTCGGCCAACACGACGTCAACGGCTTCACGATGATGCGGTCGTTGTCGGAGAGCGACTTTCGCGACGTGCTTCCGGTCGGCGGGTGGGAGATCACGTATCTGGGGCCCACGACCTACCTGGTCAACATCAGCGCCGAGCAGATCGAGATGATGGCCGCGCGCAATGCCGGCATGGCCGAGCAGACCGGGGACATGCTGAAGCGCTTCCGGGCGATGGAGCCGTGGCTGGTTAATGGCCGGGTGCACGCCCCGTTCTGGGAAGTGCACGCGACGCGGGTGGACTGAGGCGGGCTCGTCCGCTTTTGCGGCGTTTTGGCGCCGCCCTGGGCCCCCTTGGCGCCGCGACACATAAACGTCTGCGACGACACGCTGGAAAGCAACGCAGCCGTTTATGTCTCGTGGATCCCTGCGCCGGGTACCGACGTCTTTCGGTTGTGGGCGACGTGTTCAAAGGCAGCGAGGCCGTGCGGCAGGGCCGGCTTACCCCGTATCGGCTGCGGACCGAGTTCCGGGCAGTCCTTCCCGACGTGTATCTGCCGAGTCACGCCGCGCCGTCGCTGCGCGCCCGTTCGACGGCCGCGTGGCTGTGGTCGGGCCGTCGCGGCGTGCTGGCCGGACTCGCCGCCGCGGCGCTGCACGGCTCGTGCTGGGTCGACGACGACGAGCCCGTCGAGTTGATTTGGCGAAACCAGCACGCGCCGGTCGGCGTGCTGACCCGCAACCTGCGGGTGGGGCCCGACGAGGTCACCCGTGTCTCTGGGTTACCCGTGACCACCCTGGTGCGGACGGCTTACGACCTGGCCAGGAGGGCGCCGATCGGCGAGGCGGTGGCGCGGCTCGACGCGCTGATGCGGGCCACCCCGTTCCGCGTGGACGACGTGCTGTGGCTGGCGGAGCGGTACCCGGGTGCGCGTGGCCTGCGGCGGCTGCGCGCGGCGCTGCCGCTCGTCGATCCCGGCGCCGCGTCGCCCCGGGAGACCTGGCTGCGTCTTCTGCTGGTCGACGCCGGGTTGCCGGCCCCGGCCACGCAAATACCGATCAACGAGGGCTGGCGAACGGTTGGCGTGCTGGACATGGGCTGGGAGCGGTACGGGGTGGCCGCCGAATACGACGGCGACCACCACCGCACCAGTCGCCGCCAGTACGCCCGGGACCAGTGGCGATCGCGCAAGCTGGAGGAACTCGGCTGGATCGTCATCCGGGTGATCGCCGAGGACAGGCCGGAGGACGTCGTGCGTCGCGTGCGCGCCGCGCTGATCCACCGCGGGTGCCCCGAGCTTCGCGAGATATAAGTGTCTGCGACGCCCGTCGGCGAGTCGTATGTGTGGTTTATGTGTCGCGACGGCGCGGCGGAACGAACCCTATGAGCCCGTCGGCACCAGGCGCAGCGAGATCGAGTTGATGCAGTAGCGCTGATCGGTGGGCGTCGGGTAACCCTCACCCTCGAACACGTGCCCCAGGTGGCTGTGGCAGTTGGCGCACAGCACCTCGACCCGACGCATGCCCATCGAGTCGTCGGGGCGCAGGATGACCGCGTCGGAGTCCGCCGGGTCGAAGAACGACGGCCAGCCGCAGTGCGACTCGAACTTCTCTGTGCTGCGGAACAATTCGGCCCCGCAGGCGCGGCACTGGTAGACGCCTTCGGTCTTGGTGTCGGTGTACTCACCGGTGAAGGGCCGCTCGGTGCCGGCCTGGCGCAGCACGTGAAACTCTTCGGGCGTGAGCTTCTGGCGCCACTCGGCATCGGTCAGCTGCAGCTTCGGATTCATGCATCCACGCTAGCGCGCCGGCGCCCGGCCGTCAGCCACGCTGGATCGATCCCCTCATCCAGCCGGTCCTCGGCCTTGGCGTCCAGATAGCGGAAGCACAGCACCGTGAACACCACGATGAGCAGGAGCGACCAGCCGTACGTGATCTTCAGGTAGTGCAACGCGCGGCCGTACCTCATCCACCGGTAGATCAGCCAGTCGTCCAGCGCCAGGAACCCGTAGACCCCGAGCCACGCCGGCCAGTTGCGGATCAGCGAGTTGGGCAGGACGACGGTCATCAGGAACGGGAACAGCATCATCGAGTAGTAGCCCTGGGCCAGCGAGAGCACCAGCCACGACCACAGCAGCAGCACGCCCGACGAGCTGGTGAACCAGAACAGCGGGTCGCGGGTGCGGTAGTAGCGGTACAGCAGCCACATGGCGCCGATCGCAATGAGCGTGAACAGGATTCGCAGGAACACGATGAGCCACGTGGGCAGGCCGAAGTACACGCCGTTGCCCTCGATGGAGCTGTTGAAGTAGTCGCGCGTGCCCAGGATGTACGGCACCGTCTTGGTGAAGAAATCCATCGGGTGGCTGACCAGCGGCCAGGCGGCCACGTTGATCACCACCGGCACCGCGACGGCGGGCACCAGCGCCCGCCACTGGCGATTGAGCAGCGGCAGCAACAGCAACGGCCCGAGCAGGGGTTTGAGCGTCAGAGTCAGCCCGATCGCGACGCCGGCCCACCACTGGCGGCTGACGCGCCCGTCCAGCAACCAGCGCAGGAACAGCATCTCCGCGAGCAGCACGCAGCCGTTGATGTTGGTGAACACCAGGGTGCTGGTCACGCTCTCGGTGCAGAACATGGCGAGCAGCAGGGCGGGCGCGGCCACGGACGACAGGGTGAACTTGAACATCCGCAGCAGCAGGTACCAGGCGACGAGGATCGCCACGGTGTTGATCAGCACGAACAGGTACCGCGACGGCGTGAAGGACAGATACCCGAACGGCGCCATCAGCAGCGTGCCGCCGGGCGGGTACAGGTAGTGCGGGTCGACGTAGTCGAAGTGCTCGTTGTAGATGTCCCAGCCGCGCCGGAAGTTGAGCACCGCCCGATAGACGGGCTTGAAGTCGTCGGTGATGTTGCCGTTGAGCGTGAGGATGATGCTGCGGTGCAGCACCGACATGATCGCCAGGGGCCACAAGACGGAGCGCACGATGGTCGCCGCGCTCGGTGCGCCGGTGCGGGGAGAAAAGGCGGCCAGCGCCCGCTCGCGCAAGCCGGTTCGGGTCGAGTCAGCTGCCGTCACCAGCGCACCGTACACCGGCGCCCCACTCCGAAACTCAGGCGGGACAGTACGTGTCGGTCCCGGGTAGCTTGCCGCTGTCGAGGTAGCCGACGAGCGCGGGGACCGCGCAGGCCGAGTAGATGCTGGCGCCGTGTCCGATGCCCTGCCACATCACCCGCTTGCTCGCCGCGTTGGCGTTGATGATGGTGGCCGCGGTCGCGGCCACCCCTTCACTGCCGACGATCGGGTCGTTCTGCACCCCGGCCAGCAGAACGTCGACCTTGAGGTCCTTGGGCGCCGGCTGCGGCGAGCCGCTGGGCCAGTGCACGCACTTGACCAGGTTGAGCGCGGCGACGGTGCCGAACTGCGGGTAGAGCTTGCCCCAGGCGACGACGAGTTCGCGCACCCGGTCCGGCGTCGGCCGGTTGATCGCGTCGCTGCAGGAGTTGACGAACTGGCCGTCGGAGTCCTGCACCGCGTCGGCGTGGTTGATCAGGTTCGTCAGCTGGTTGGTGTCACCGGCGCGGGCCGTCGCCAGCGCGGCCCCGAGGCTGTTGGTGGCGCCGACGCGGCCGCCGGTGGGGAAGCCCAACGCGACGGTGATGGCGCCGGCCACTTCGGCCACCGACGCACCGCCGGGGCCCCTGCCGGCGCGGGCGTCGGCCAGCAGCTGGCTGACGGCCCCCTTGGGGTCGGCGCCAAGCGGGCAGTTCACCGCGACGCACTGGGCGGCGAACGCGTCGAGCGCGGCCTGCTGGCCCTTGACCTGCTGCTCGGCGGCCGCCTCGGCGCTGACGCCCAGCGCCACTGGGGAGTCGAGGATCAGTCGCGCGACCTTGTCCGGGCGCGACGCGGCGTAGGTGAGGGCCACCTGCGCGCCGTTGCCGATCCCGATGAGTGCGACCGCCGGCACGTCCCACAGGGTGCGCAGCCGCTCGATGTCCGACGCGGCATGGGAGTTGTCGTACGCCGACGCGCCCGGCGCGATGGCGTCGGTGCAGTTCGTGGTGGCGGTGTTGGAGACGTCGGAGAGGTTGGCGACCGGGTCGTCGCCGCTCTGGAACTGCGCCTGGTCGCGCATCTCCTGGCGGTCGATGCGGTCGCGGCAGTCGATCGGGCTGGACATGCCGATCCCGCGGCGATCGACGGCGACAATGGGGTGGGCCTGCAGGACGTCCGCGCCCGCGCCGGCGAGCCACACCGGCAGCTGCGCCGACGACGGCAGGTCGGAGCCGGTGGTGAAGACCAGCGGCCCGGCGTCGCGCGGGGTCTTGGTCGAGCGGGCACGGACCACGCCGATGGTGAGGCTCCCCGATCCGCCATTGACCGGGTCCAGGTCGGTGTCGTAGTTCGCGCAGTCGAGCTGGACGCCGGGCGCGGGGCGCACGGCCGCGTCGCCGAAGACCCGCGCCGTGCAGTCGTGCCAGGACAGGTCGTTCTTCGGTGCCGCGATCGGCGGCGGGCCGCTCGGGGGTGGCTTGGCGCTGGGCACCCCCTGTGGGCGGGCCCCGGAATTGGTGGCGAAGCGCGGGTCCGCGGCCAGGCCCGGGACGCAGCCGGCCAGTACGGTCGTCACCGCCAGCAGGATGGCGGCGCGCGTGATCTGGCGACTCATGCCGACCACAGTAGCTAGGCCTTGACGTATCGGGTGTAAAGGTAGCCGGCGTCGTCGGACAGGACGTGGGCGCAGCGCATCCGGGTGAGCAGCTGTCCCGGCCCCCCCGCGATGCGCCGGGCCGCGCCGCCGACGACGAAGGGCGCGATCGTGAGGCAGAGCTCGTCGAGCAGGTCGCGCCGGATGAACGACCCCAGCAGCGTCGGGCCGCCCTCGGTGAGGATGCGGCGCATGCCCCGCCCGCCCAGGGTCGCCAGGATGGCGGCCTCGTCCACCTGCCCGGGGTCGTCGCCCGAGCAGTCGACCACCTCGCACAGCCCGCCGAGCCTGCGGCTTGTCTCCTCGACGGCGGTCGCGCAGGTGAGCACCAGTGGCGGCACCTCGGTGCGGGTGAACACCGCCATCTCGCGTTCCAGGTGACCGGACCCGCTGACGATCGCGAGCTGCGGAACCTCGCTCTGGCCGCGCGCCTGCCGCTGCTGGCGCTGCGGGACGCTGAGGTGCGCGCCCGAGTAGCCCTCGATGCGGACCGTGCCCGCACCGACGACGATGACGTCGGCGAGTTCGCGCAGCAGGTTGAAGATGAGGCGGTCCCCGGGACCGCCCATGGATCCGCTGGTGCCGTCCGCGGTCGCCCCGCCGTCCAGGCTGGTGATGAAGTTGGCGCGCACCCACATCTCGCGCGACACCGGGTAGTCGTACAGCGGGGGCAGTGCGGCGGCGTCGAGCGGCCGTACGGCCCCCAGCAGCGACAGCGGCGGCGTCTCGGGGATGGCCCCGGAGTCGGGCATGGGACCGATTGCAGCACGGCGCTACAGTGCGGGCATGCACGGGTCCACTTCCGGCCGCGTGGCGCGTCTGGTGGATCGGCATCCGACTGTGTCCCCCGAACGGCTGATCGCGCAGTTGCGCCCCCCGCCCACGTTCGCCGACGTGAGTTTCACGACGTATCGGCCCGACCCGGCGGAGCCGACGCAGGCGGCCGCGGTGACGGCGTGCGAGGACTTCTGCCGGGAGGCCGTGGAGCGGCGGGCGGGCCGCCGGAAACTCTTCGGCAAGCGGGCCGTGTTGCCCGGGGTCGGGCTATACCTGGACGGCGGGTTCGGCGTGGGCAAGACGCACCTGCTGGCGTCGGCCTACTACCAATTGCCCGGCGACGGGCCGGGGGCGGCCGGGGCCCCGACACCCAAGGCGTTCGCGACGTTCGGGGAGCTGACCCAGCTCGCGGGGGTGTTCGGCTACGCGGAATGCATTGAGCTGCTGGCCGATTACACCGCGGTGTGCATCGACGAGTTCGAGCTCGATGACCCGGGCAACACGACGCTGATCTCGCGCCTGCTCTCGTCGCTGGTCGAGCGCGGGGTGTCGGTGGCCGCGACCTCGAACACTCTGCCTGAGCAGCTCGGCGAGGGCCGCTTCGCCGCCCAGGATTTCCTGCGTGAAATCAACACGCTGGCAAGCATTTTCACCACCGTGCGGATAGAGGGCCCCGATTACCGGCACCGCGGCCTGCCGCCGGCGCCGCAGCCGTTGTCGGACGTGGAGGTGGGGGCGCGCGCCGCCCGAACCCCGGGCGCGACGCTCGACGACTTCGACGCGTTGTGCGCGCACCTCGCCACCATGCACCCGTCGCGCTATCTCACCCTGATCGAGGGTGTGACCGCCGTCTTCGTCACCGGCGTGCACGGCCTCGACGACCAGAACGTGGCGCTGCGGGTGGTGTCGCTGACCGATCGGCTCTACGACGCCGGCATCCCGGTGGCGGCGTCCGGGGCACCGCTGGACACCATCTTCAGCGCCGAGATGCTGGCCGGCGGATACCGAAAGAAGTACTTGCGGGCCATCTCTCGGCTGCTGGCGCTCACCGCGCAAGCACGCGAACCATGACGTAGTCGTCCTCGATGCGCGTCCCCACCCGAAAGGTTCTGGTGCCGTCGACCACAAACCCGCTCTTGGTATAAAAGCGTTGCGCGCGATGGTTTTGCTGGTTGACCCCCAGCCAGACGCGCCGGACGCCCCACCCTCTCGCGGTGGCCAGGGTGCGGTCCATCAACGCCGCCGAGACGCCGGCGCCGTGGTAGTCGGCCAACACATAGATCTTGGACAGCTCGGCGGTGTCCCCTTCGCGAACGAGCATGGCGTACCCGACGATTCGGCCGTCGTGTCTCGCGGTGAGGATCGCCCGGCGCGGGTCGGCCAGGTATTCGGCGAACCGCTCGGCGGACAGGTTGGCCTCGATGAACGACGCGATGTTTTCAGCCGCCGTCCCGGGTGGGCACGCCAACGGAAAGGTATGTGCGGCAACGGCCGCCAGTTCGCCG
This genomic window from Mycobacterium saskatchewanense contains:
- a CDS encoding DUF3000 domain-containing protein, producing the protein MSSLEPAPFREAVAAMNAVTPRPEIELGPIRPPQRLAPFSYALGAEVKHPDLEIIPERSEGDAFGRLILLYDPDGADAWDGTLRLVAFIQADLDPSEAVDPLLPEVAWSWLHDALEARTERVTALGGTVTATTSVRYGDISGPPRAHQLELRASWTATTPDVGAHVEAFCDVLEHAAGLPPAGVTDLSSRSRA
- a CDS encoding enoyl-CoA hydratase/isomerase family protein → MPVNEPPVDYAEFPSLRCEVGDNGILTLVLDSPGLNSVGPQMHRDLADVWPAIARDPAVRVVLVRGEGKAFSSGGSFDLIAETIGDYEGRIRIMREARDLVLNMVNFDKPVVSAIRGPAVGAGLVVALLADISVAGRTAKLIDGHTKLGVAAGDHAAICWPLLVGMAKAKYYLLTCETLLGDEAERIGLVSTCVDDDDVLPTATRLAENLAQGAQNAIRWTKHSLNSWYRMFGPTFETSLGLEFLSFSGPDVQEGLAAHREKRPARFTGGSTP
- the hemE gene encoding uroporphyrinogen decarboxylase, which translates into the protein MDSPTLTRRDLPESAYLAAVTGRKPARIPVWFMRQAGRSLPEYRELRAQTDMLAACFDAELVCEITLQPVRRHDVDAAILFSDIVVPLLGAGVDLDIVAGVGPVIASPVRTAADVDALKPLDAQRVQPVADAVSLLVAALGEVPLIGFAGAPFTLASYLIEGGPSRHHARTKAMMLAEPDSWHALLEKLTDITVGFLRAQLDAGVDAIQVFDSWAGALSLADYRAHVAPHSARVFATLAEYGVPMTHFGVGTAELLGAMSAAGATVVGVDWRTALADAATRVAPGTALQGNLDPVVVLAGWPVVERAARAVVDDGRRAVDAGAAGHVFNLGHGVLPETDPGVLTELVSLVHSL
- a CDS encoding protoporphyrinogen oxidase yields the protein MSRSYCIVGGGISGLTAAYRLRAAVGPDATITLFEPGDRLGGILRTEQVGGQPMDLGAEAFILRRPEMPTLLAELGLSGRQRVSTGARPLIYSQGELHPLPTGTVVGMPSSAASVAGLVDDETVARIRDEPARPLDWRAGSDPSVADLVGDRFGEQVVARSVDPLLSGVYAGSAATIGLRAAAPGVAAALDRGAASLTDAVRRALPPPNGAPLFGALDGGYRVLVDELMARSGLRWVRAAVDRLARAGSGWSLIDDTGAEWRADAVVVAVPPARAVALLGGIAPRTVAAAGRIATASAAVVALAVPGDTPFPQCSGVLVASGEPLRTKAITLSSRKWGSGGHTQLLRLSYGRFGDDVAVKTLDDDLLAWAVADLAAVFGLTVEPLDARVQRWVDAMPQYGPGHADLVAEVRAGLPPTLAVAGSYLDGIGVPACVAAAGRAVEALDAKVAR
- the hemQ gene encoding hydrogen peroxide-dependent heme synthase — protein: MAKLDYDTLNATIRYLMFSVFSVRPGALGDERHGVVDEAATFLKQQEERGVVVRGLYDVAGLRADADFMIWTHAERVEALQATYADFRRTTALGRACSPVWSSVALHRPAEFNKSHIPAFLAGEEPGAYICVYPFVRSYEWYLLPDEERRRMLAEHGMAAREYKDVRANTVPAFALGDYEWLLAFEAPELHRIVDLMRELRATDARRHTREETPFFTGPRVPVEPLVNSLP
- a CDS encoding class I SAM-dependent methyltransferase translates to MTTPFDPTDHSRFEEMYRDDRLSHGLPAATPWDIGGPQPVVQQLEAVGAIKGEVLDPGTGPGHHAIYYASKGYAATGIDGSATALERARANAEKAGVSVDFVLADATKLEGFEGRFDTVVDCAFYHTFSTDPELQRSYVQALRRATKPGARLYMFEFGQHDVNGFTMMRSLSESDFRDVLPVGGWEITYLGPTTYLVNISAEQIEMMAARNAGMAEQTGDMLKRFRAMEPWLVNGRVHAPFWEVHATRVD
- a CDS encoding endonuclease domain-containing protein; amino-acid sequence: MGDVFKGSEAVRQGRLTPYRLRTEFRAVLPDVYLPSHAAPSLRARSTAAWLWSGRRGVLAGLAAAALHGSCWVDDDEPVELIWRNQHAPVGVLTRNLRVGPDEVTRVSGLPVTTLVRTAYDLARRAPIGEAVARLDALMRATPFRVDDVLWLAERYPGARGLRRLRAALPLVDPGAASPRETWLRLLLVDAGLPAPATQIPINEGWRTVGVLDMGWERYGVAAEYDGDHHRTSRRQYARDQWRSRKLEELGWIVIRVIAEDRPEDVVRRVRAALIHRGCPELREI
- the msrB gene encoding peptide-methionine (R)-S-oxide reductase MsrB, whose protein sequence is MNPKLQLTDAEWRQKLTPEEFHVLRQAGTERPFTGEYTDTKTEGVYQCRACGAELFRSTEKFESHCGWPSFFDPADSDAVILRPDDSMGMRRVEVLCANCHSHLGHVFEGEGYPTPTDQRYCINSISLRLVPTGS
- the aftC gene encoding arabinofuranan 3-O-arabinosyltransferase, with product MYGALVTAADSTRTGLRERALAAFSPRTGAPSAATIVRSVLWPLAIMSVLHRSIILTLNGNITDDFKPVYRAVLNFRRGWDIYNEHFDYVDPHYLYPPGGTLLMAPFGYLSFTPSRYLFVLINTVAILVAWYLLLRMFKFTLSSVAAPALLLAMFCTESVTSTLVFTNINGCVLLAEMLFLRWLLDGRVSRQWWAGVAIGLTLTLKPLLGPLLLLPLLNRQWRALVPAVAVPVVINVAAWPLVSHPMDFFTKTVPYILGTRDYFNSSIEGNGVYFGLPTWLIVFLRILFTLIAIGAMWLLYRYYRTRDPLFWFTSSSGVLLLWSWLVLSLAQGYYSMMLFPFLMTVVLPNSLIRNWPAWLGVYGFLALDDWLIYRWMRYGRALHYLKITYGWSLLLIVVFTVLCFRYLDAKAEDRLDEGIDPAWLTAGRRRASVDA
- a CDS encoding alpha/beta hydrolase, with translation MSRQITRAAILLAVTTVLAGCVPGLAADPRFATNSGARPQGVPSAKPPPSGPPPIAAPKNDLSWHDCTARVFGDAAVRPAPGVQLDCANYDTDLDPVNGGSGSLTIGVVRARSTKTPRDAGPLVFTTGSDLPSSAQLPVWLAGAGADVLQAHPIVAVDRRGIGMSSPIDCRDRIDRQEMRDQAQFQSGDDPVANLSDVSNTATTNCTDAIAPGASAYDNSHAASDIERLRTLWDVPAVALIGIGNGAQVALTYAASRPDKVARLILDSPVALGVSAEAAAEQQVKGQQAALDAFAAQCVAVNCPLGADPKGAVSQLLADARAGRGPGGASVAEVAGAITVALGFPTGGRVGATNSLGAALATARAGDTNQLTNLINHADAVQDSDGQFVNSCSDAINRPTPDRVRELVVAWGKLYPQFGTVAALNLVKCVHWPSGSPQPAPKDLKVDVLLAGVQNDPIVGSEGVAATAATIINANAASKRVMWQGIGHGASIYSACAVPALVGYLDSGKLPGTDTYCPA